In Leucoraja erinacea ecotype New England chromosome 15, Leri_hhj_1, whole genome shotgun sequence, the following proteins share a genomic window:
- the LOC129704261 gene encoding uncharacterized protein LOC129704261, translating into MRPSDCKAVGLLWLWLLAGLSTVALCRAGTTTITVTITTLCKVVRFPLRNDRQEWVVMRRLDPNIEILRWKSSSPERPHIVNSSYKDRIMYQQAFIELRDVGPSDEGTYEITYYGSDLIDLFELRVVEPMSTPTVGVSCNSSLITLNCFIDDGCTVTYQWEQRSQDPGVGNATFPRHILRLLNTGQHNYTCIGEDCCSSHAVTANLLCDSLLRRSWSGGMIAAPVVGLIPVALILVLSLYLWRNVLKQKTMHHVSVTVAARKKTEGIGCLVEGASDKKNVDIVRKAHFLRKQRKIQPTWTANCKIFIKLNRTPEESRVLVT; encoded by the exons ATGCGACCCTCTGACTGCAAGGCCGTGGGTCTGCTGTGGCTGTGGCTGCTGGCAg gcctctccactgtggcgCTGTGCAGAGCAGGAACGACAACCATCACGGTCACCATCACCACCCTGTGTAAGGTGGTGAGGTTTCCCCTCCGAAATGACAGACAGGAGTGGGTGGTGATGAGACGGCTCGATCCCAATATTGAAATCCTGCGCTGGAAGTCTAGCAGCCCGGAGCGTCCGCACATTGTCAACTCGTCCTACAAGGACAGGATCATGTACCAACAAGCCTTCATCGAGCTGCGGGACGTGGGGCCGAGTGACGAGGGGACGTACGAGATAACCTACTATGGCAGTGACCTGATCGACCTCTTTGAGCTGCGTGTAGTTG agccgaTGTCTACACCGACCGTGGGGGTCAGCTGCAACTCGTCGCTAATCACGCTGAACTGTTTCATCGACGACGGCTGCACCGTCACCTACCAGTGGGAGCAGCGATCGCAGGATCCCGGCGTGGGGAACGCCACCTTCCCCAGACACATTCTGCGCCTGCTGAACACGGGTCAGCACAACTACACCTGCATCGGAGAAGATTGCTGCAGCAGCCACGCTGTCACTGCAAATCTGCTCTGCGACTCCCTGCTCAGAA GGTCGTGGAGTGGTGGGATGATCGCTGCTCCTGTTGTTGGGCTCATTCCTGTTGCGCTGATCCTCGTTCTCTCGCTGTATCTCTGGCGAAATGTATTGAAGCAGAAAACCATGCACCATGTTTCCGTCACTGTGGCGGCAAGAAAAAAAACTGAAGGGATCGGATGTCTAGTTGAAGGAGCATCTGACAAAAAGAATGTGGACATTGTCAGAAAGGCACACTTCCTGAGAAAGCAGAGGAAGATTCAACCTACATGGACGGCAAACTGCAAAATCTTCATAAAACTGAACAGAACACCTGAAGAGTCTAGAGTGCTGGTCACCTGA